One Helianthus annuus cultivar XRQ/B chromosome 7, HanXRQr2.0-SUNRISE, whole genome shotgun sequence genomic region harbors:
- the LOC110866182 gene encoding protein LURP-one-related 11 produces MSRIYPKTPSPSSPSYITSKPESFTIWMKSLVFNTRGCTVYNSKGEIVYRVDNYDNKGGQEVYLMDIQGKVLYSLLQKKFSLFGCWDGYKWDDHSSEKQVWFRVRKNRNISVSLCDGCTYQIVRMDGRLGFKIVDEDEEGALVAEIKQKQTATGIHFGDDVFTLTIQPHIDHSLIMAIVMVYGLINNQI; encoded by the exons ATGTCTAGAATTTATCCTAAAACACCTTCACCTTCTTCTCCTTCTTACATAACTTCAAAGCCTGAATCTTTTACAATATGGATGAAATCTTTAGTTTTCAACACCCGCGGATGCACCGTATATAATTCAAAAGGCGAAATTGTCTATAGGGTCGATAATTACGACAACAAAGGTGGTCAAGAAGTTTATCTTATGGATATTCAAGGCAAAGTTCTGTATTCATTACTACAAAAG AAATTTAGTTTATTTGGATGCTGGGATGGATACAAATGGGATGATCATAGTTCAGAAAAGCAAGTATGGTTTCGAGTACGAAAAAACCGAAATATTAGCGTGAGTTTGTGTGATGGATGTACATACCAGATTGTTAGAATGGATGGAAGATTAGGGTTCAAGATtgtagatgaagatgaagaaggtgCACTAGTAGCTGAGATTAAACAAAAGCAAACAGCCACCGGGATTCACTTTGGAGATGATGTATTTACATTAACAATACAACCCCACATCGATCATTCGTTAATTATGGCAATTGTCATGGTCTATGGGTTGATAAATAATCAAATTTGA